The nucleotide sequence GCCGGTCGCCGGCTCCCCCGAGAGGCGCGGCGGCATGACGACGACCGGGCACGGGGCGGCGTAGACCAGCCGGTGCGCGAAGAGCGGCGCCGAGGCGAGCGAGCGCGGGGCGTCGACGACGAGGAGGTCGGCGCCGTCGGCCGCCTCCAGCAGCGCCCGCCGGCGGTCGCCGCGCACGACCCGCACGTCGACCCCGTGGTCCTCGCCGAGCACGGACGCGACGTCGGCCGCCAGGCGCGCCATCGCGTCCTGCTCGGTCTCGGTGACGCTCGCGACCCGGGAGGCCGTGGTGCCGGACGGGGTCGCCTGCGGGCTGGGGGTGCGCCAGGCCCGGACGGCCACGACGCGCCCGTCGTGGCCGCGCGCCTGCTCGTGCGCCCAGCGCAGCGCCGTCGGCGAGCTGGAGCGGGGGCTCACCCCGACGACGACGGTGTAGACGTGCTCGCTCAT is from Arthrobacter sp. NEB 688 and encodes:
- a CDS encoding universal stress protein, coding for MSEHVYTVVVGVSPRSSSPTALRWAHEQARGHDGRVVAVRAWRTPSPQATPSGTTASRVASVTETEQDAMARLAADVASVLGEDHGVDVRVVRGDRRRALLEAADGADLLVVDAPRSLASAPLFAHRLVYAAPCPVVVMPPRLSGEPATGLERAGWAAVRAAGSAGRPGLGTTRADRP